The genomic interval ACCCGCCGCAGGTTTCCGCCTTCGGACAGAAAGGGAAGCGGCTCTCCCGCCTCCCTGAGTGCGGTGGAGACGGAGCGTTTGATCGAGCGGCGGATGGAGGGCGCGGGCCGCTCGTCGCTCCATCCGACCAGCGGGTGGAGGTGAGTCAAGGAGCTCCCGATCGTCCAGACCTTCAACCGCAGCGGAGACGCCGAGGCAAGGATCGCCTCACCCGCGAGCCGCTGAACACGCGGCGAGAAGCGACGCTCCGGGTGCTTTATCGACAGCCGCTGCCACCGGCCCAGACGCGGAGCCGGAGGCTGCGTTTGCTTCTTGCGCCGATCGGTCCACCCCTCCTCCTTGTCGGCAAGCCAGGTCCCGTACGCGTGGAGGGTCAGCAAGAAGCGGGGCATACTTCGAGAGTACCGAACACCAACCAGATCTTTAGCGCAGGGCCGGACCGCCACGCGGTCCGGAACTCCGGCGCAGCCTGAGGTGTCTCGCCGACTCCCGAGACCCCGCCTGCTGGCGCAGGCGTTCCGGGCTGTGTGGCATCCCGACCCTGCTCGGCCTTCAGTCCGACCCCTCCCCCGCCCGGTGTTCGAACTTCGGGATGTCATCCGCCGGCATCTCGTCGGCTCTCGCCTCCGCCGGCGGCTCCTCCACGGGGGCGATCGAAGCGAGCGGGACCCCGCGGGTGGCGTCCTCCATCTCAAGCGTGAGGAAGAGGCCGTCGGAGGCGATTGCCCGCCCGTCCATGAAGCCGAGCCTGGCCGCGGGCGTGCCGCGGATCGAGACGTCTTCGGCCCGGCGGAACCCCACGCGGACGCTGCGGTCGAGGGAGGGCATCGCCGCAGGATCCGGGTTCGCGGCCGTCGGCGCCGCGGGCGTCGCGGCTTGAGCTTCGCGGCCATCGCCGAGATGGACGGGCAGCGCGGCCGCGGCGGCGGCGACGAGCAGGCATGCGGGCAGGAACGACTTCTTCCACGACGAGCTTCCCGGGCGGCAACAGGGGCAGACGGTGCCCGGTGGTGGCGCGATGCGGAGGATCCAGCGATCGCTCGGGCGAGCCGGACCGGCATCCTGGACCGCGGCCGGATCGGGTGGGCGCCGGCAGGCCCGTATCCTCGCGTGCAGCGACCGCACCCCGCGCAGCCCGCCATGACGCTCTCCTCCCAATCCGCCCGCAGCTCCCGCCCCGGCCCCTCCCGCCGCGGGAAGAAGGGCCCGCCGTGGCGGGCGATCCTCGTGCTCGGCCTGCTGCTCGCGGGCGTCTGGTTCCTCTTCCTGCGGGACGCCGACGGCGTGGACGCGCCGCCGGTGGCGGACGCCGGCGTTGCGGCCGGCGTGGACACCGCCCCGGACGCCGCCGCGCCCGAGGAAGCCGCCGGCGGCGGCGGCACCCCGCCGGCGGCCACGCCCCGGGACACGGCCGCGACCGTGCTGAGCCGCCCGGCGATCGTCGATCGGCTCAAGGAAGGCGGCGCGGCCGCGTCGGCCTCCGGAGCCGACGCCGCGCCCGCGGAGGCCGCCCCGCCGCCGCCGCCCGTCCGCCGCGCCACGCCCACCGCCCGCTCGGCCGCCACCGGCAACCTCGCCGACGGCCTCGCGCTCCTCGACGCGGGCGACCTCATCAAGGGGCGCAACCTGCTCTCCTCGCTCCTGCTCGAGGGCGACGAGCCGCTGCCCGCCCCCGACGCCGACCTCGTCCGCAACAAGCTCACCGAGCTCAACAGCCGGCTGGTCTTCAGCCCCGAGCCGGTCCCCAACGACAATGTGACGACCGCCTACGAGGTGCAGCCCGGCGACCTGCTCGGCTCCATCGCCATCCGCGCGAAGGTGCCCTACGCCCTGCTGGAGCTCATCAACCAGACCAAAGCCCCGCGGATCCAGGTCGGACAGACGCTCAAGCTGCTGCGTGGCCCCGTGCACGCCCGCGTCAGCAAGACCGACTTCACGATGGACCTCTACGCCTTCGGGGACGACGGCGCACCTGTGTTCCTCTGCGCTCTCCCGGTCGGCCTGGGCGCCAACGACGGCACGCCGCTGGGCCGCTGGCGGGTCGGCACCTCCAAGGTGACCAACCCCAGCTGGAAGAACCCGCGGACCGGCCAGTACTATGCCGCGACCGACCCGGACATCCCGATCGGCGAGTACTGGATCCCGATCGTCGGCATCGACGGCGACGCGGTCGACCGCAAGGGCTTCGGCATCCACGGCACCAACGAGCCCGACTCGATCGGCAGCATGCAGTCGATGGGCTGCGTCCGCCTGCTCGACGGCGACATCGAGCTCGTCTACGCGATGCTCGAGCCGCGCGACTCCGAGGTCCTCATCGTCCCCTGACCGCCCGCGCGAGCCCCGGCGAGCGCAACGCCGCCGTGGGGCAGGTCGGCGACCTTCCCATGGACCCGGAGGGTCCAACCCTCGCGCGGAGCGTGCACCCGCCCGGGCCGCGGGCTCGGGTCTCTCCCCGGCGGTGGCTCGGGTCTAGCGTCAGAGCATCGCCGGCAACCGCGTCATCTGCGTGTCGAATCGGCTGCCCTTCAGCCTCGCGGCGGACGGCGCGGCGTGCCGATCGGTCGGCGGCTTGGCGTCGGCGCTCGGAGGCGTCGGGGAGCTATTCGGCCTCGTTTGGATCGGCTGGTCGGGGGCCGCACCGAGCCACCGGACGGACGCGGTGGACGCGGCCGAACGGCAGGCGGTGGCGAACGCCGCGCAAACGCTCGGCTGCGACTGCCGATCGGTCCCGATGAACCAGGGCGAGGCGGACGGCTTCTACCGCGGCCTCGCGAACGCGTCCCTGTGGCCGCTGCTGCACGACGATCTGGCGCACTTCCGGTACCGCCCGGACTGGTGGGACGCGTACGCCGCCGTCAACGAGCGCTTCGCGGAGGCGGTCGCCGGCGCGGCGTCGCCGGGCGAGCGGGTCTGGATCCACGACTACCACCTGATGCTGCTGCCGGGGTTGCTTCGGCGGCGGCGGCCGGACCTGCGGATCGGCTTCTTCCTGCACACGCCGTTCCCCTCGGCGGACGCCTTCCGCCGGCACCCGCGGCGGGAGGAGCTGCTGGCGGGGGTGCTCGGCGCCGGCCTGATCGGCTTCCAGACCCGTCGCCACCTGGAACACTTCGAGGAGGCCGCGCAGCGGATCGGCGGGCACGCTTGCGGGGCGGGCGGGATCCGCCACCGGCGGGGGAGGACCCGGACCGGCGTCTTCCCGATCGGGATCGACGCGTCTCGCTTCGAGCGTGGCCTCGCCGACCCGGCCACCGCCGCTTACGCCGAGCGGCTCGCCGCCGCCCGCGGCGGCCGAAGGCTCGTGCTCAGCGTGGAGCGGCTGGACCCCACCAAGGGCATCCCGCAGAAGCTCGACGCGATCGAGGCGTTCCTGGAGCTTCACCCCGGGCAGAAGGAGGAAGTGGAGTTCCTGCTGATCGCGGTGCCCAGCCGCGAAGACGCGCCGGCGTACCGGCGGCTGCGGGAGGAGGTCGAGGGGCGGGTCGGCCGCATCAACGGGAAGCACGGGGCACCGGATCGCGTGCCGGTCCGCTTGATCTGCCGAGGCGTCGGCTTCCACGAGCTCTGCGCTCTGTACCGCTCGGCGGACGCGTGCCTGGTCACGCCGCTCGCCGACGGCATGAACCTGGTGGCGAAGGAGTACCTGGCGTGCCAGCCCGAAGGCGGCGGCGGCGTGCTCGTGCTCAGCGAGTTCGCCGGGGCGGCCGACGAGCTCCGTGGAGCGCTGCGGGTGAATCCCCACGACACCCTCGCCGTCGCCGGCGCGATCGCGGAAGCGTTGACGCGGCCCGAGGACGCGCGGCGGGCGGCCCTCGCACCCATGCGCGAGCACGTCCGGACGCACCACGCCGGCGGGTGGGCGACCCGCTTCCTCGCGGCACTCGACGCCGCCGCGGCGTGCTCGCGGCCGCAACCCCGCCCGACCCGCACGCTGCGCGAAGCCGACCTGGCGGCCTTCGCCGCCTCCGCGGCCGGCCGCAAGGCGTTGTTCCTGGATTACGACGGAACGCTGCGGGGCTTCGTGGACGACCCGGAGCGCGCCACGCCCCAGCCGCCGCTGCGCCGGGTGCTGAGGGCGCTGAGCGAACGCGACGACCTCGACGTCTTCATCGTCAGCGGGCGCAAGCTGGACTTCCTGCGGCGGCACCTCGGCGGGTACGGCTTCACGCTCGTGGGCGAGCACGGCCACGCCTGGTGCAAGCCGGGCGAAGAGCCGGAGGCGCTGGACGACGCGGCCGGGCCGGCGTGGCGGCCCGTCGTCACCGCGACGATGAAGCGCTTCGCCGAGGCCACGCCCGGCAGCCACGTCGAGGAGAAGGCCGCCGGCGTCGTGTGGCACCACCGGCGGGCGGACCGCGAGCTCGGCCGACGCCGGGCGCTGGAGCTGGCGGAGCAGCTCGTCGCGGACACCGCCGGCTCGGCGGCGCGGGTGACGCAAGGGAAGCGGATCGTGGAGGTCACGGACCAGCGGGCGGACAAGGGCGACGCGGTGGACCGCTTCCTCGGCGAAGCGTCGGCGGCGGGCACGCCCTACGCGGCGGTGCTCTGCATCGGCGACGACCGGACGGACGAGGCGATGTTCCGCGGCCGCCGCGGCGACCCCGCGGCGGTCACCGTCCGCGTCGGGCCGGGGGAGACCGCCGCGGCATTCCGCGTGGCCGGCACCGATCGCGTGCTCGCGCTGCTGTGCGCCATCGCGGCGGAGCCGGACCGAGCCCTCGCCGGGGTCTAGCGTTGCTCGCCGCCGACCGCCTCCGGCCCGCTCGCCCGGGCGCTCGCGGAGGAGAAGGCACCCGAGGTTCCGGATCGATCGGCTCCATGACCGTCTCGCACCCGCCACGCCCGCCACGCCCCGCCGAGCCGCGGACCCTGCTGAGCGCGCTGCTCCGCGGAGGCCCGGCGGCGGGCCGCGGTGCCGTCGAGGCGGCGACGCTGCACGGCTCTTTCGCCGGGGTGGCCGCGGTTGTCGCCCTGCCGCTGCGGAACGAGGCGGAGCTGATCGGCCCGATGCTCGCGGCGCTCGAGGCGTCGATCGGCCGCACCGATCTGGCCTGCGGCCTCGTCGCCGTCGCGAACGACACCGCCGACGAATCGCCGGGCGTGATCCGCGGCTGGGCGGAGCGGACGGGCCACGCCGCGGCCGTCTGCGAGGTGCGCCTCGATCCGGAGGTCCGCGGCGCCCCGCACGCGCGGCGCCTGGCGATGGACCTCGCCGCTCGCCTGGCGCCGGACGCGCTTCTCCTGACGACCGACGCCGACTGCCGCGTCGGCGCGGACTGGATCTCCGGGAACGCCACGTGGCTGGCCGACGGCGCGGTGCTCGTGTGCGGCGCCGTCGACACGGACGAAGCGGAGATCGCGGCCCTGCCCGGCCTCGTCGAGGCGTGCGGCGTCGCCGAAAGCCGCTTGTACCGGCTGCTCGAGGCGCGGTGGCGCGAGCTCGTGCCCGACGGCTCGCGGCGCTTCGTCCAGCGGGCGATGGGGGCCAGCATCGCCCTGCGGGCGAGCGACTACCTGGAGCTCGGCGGGTTGCCGACCCCGCGCTCGAGCGAGGACCGCGCCCTCGCCACCGAGGTCCGGCTGCGGGGCCGGCGCATCGAGACGCCCGAGGACGTGCGCGTCGTCGCGTCCTGCCGCCTCCTCGGGCGGGCCGAGGGCGGCATGGCGGGGGCGCTGCTCGACCGCACCCGCTCGCCGGATCCGGAGTGCGACGAGGCTCTCGTTCCCTGGCCGGTGCTCGAGGCCCGCGCCGCCGCCTGGCGGGAGATCCACGCCAGCGGCGTCGCCGACCCGCACGGCGTGTTCGAGCGGGCCTGCGACGTGCGGCCGGGCCTGGTGGCGGAGCGGATGCGGCTGAGCGCGGTCCGCGCGGCGCTGGAAGCGGTGGACGCGGGTTGATGGCGCCTCCCCCCGCACCCGCCGCCGCCCCTTGCCCCGCCACCGAGCGGGGGAAGCGAGCCGATCCGGAGGACCGGTCGCTGCTGGCCGCGATCGACGGCCGCGCGGCCGCCGCCGACCGCGGCGAGGCCGATCTTTCCCGCGAGGTCGCCGCGCTGCGGCGGGCCGGCTGGCTCGCCGCCCCGCTGCCCGCCGCGGACGGTGGCCTGGGGTGGGGCACCGAGCCCGCCGGCACCCCGGGCTGCTTCACCGCGTTGCGGCAGCTCGGCCGCGTCTCCCTGCCGGTCGCCCGGATCTTCGAGGGCCACGTCAACGCGGTCGCTCTGGTCGCGCTCTACGGAGCCGACACGCTCCGCGGCAACGCCTTCGACGCGATCCGCGGCGGCGGCTGCTTCGGCGTCTGGGGGGCGGACGCCCCGGGCGACGCCGTCACGCTGCGGGGCGAGGGAGAAGCCCTCCGGCTCGCGGGAGCGAAGGACTACGCGTCCGGCCTCGGCCTGCTGTCTCACGCCGTGGTGTCCGCCCGCGTGGAAGCGGGGACGCAGCTGCTGCTCGTGCCCGTCGGCGACGCCGCCCGCGGCCGCGGCGACACCTGGCGCCTCGCCGGGATGCGGGCCACACGCTCGGGCCGGTACCGCTTCGACGGCGTCGATCCCGGCGCCGACGCCGAGCTGGGCGGCCCCGACGACTGGTTCCGCGAGCCGCACTTCGAGGGCGGCGTGTGGCGCTACTGCGCCGCCCACCTGGGCGCCGCGGAGCGGCTGTTCGCCGAGATGCGGGACGCCCTGGCGGCCCGCGACCGGGCCGGCGACCCGCACCAGCAGGTCCGCCTCGTGCGGGCCGCGGTCGCCGTCGAGTCCGCCCGGCTCTGGATCGAGCGCGCGGCCCGCCGCGTGCAGGCCGCCGACGCCCATGCCGACGCCGCCGCGGTGTCGCTGCTCGCCCGGGAGGTCACGCAGGACGCCTGCCGCGACGTCGTCCGGATCGTCGAGGAGGCGCTGGGGCTCGCCGCGCACGCCTGGGGCCCGATCGAGCGGACGCGGCGCGACCTCGCCGCCTTCGTCTGCCAGGCCGCGCCCGACGACAAGCGTGCCCGCGCCGCCGAGGCCCTCGTCGCCCGCGGGGTGCTGCCGGAGCACCTCTAGTGGTGCCCGACCGGCCCGAGGGCGTGGTGCTGGACCGTGCGGCGGACGCCCCGTGGGTCGGCCTCGACGAGCTGTGCCCGACTCCGGGCCTCGTCGTCCTCGTCCCGCACCCCGACGACGAAAGCCTCGGCTGCGGGCTGGCGCTCGCCGCGGCCGCGGCCGCCGGGCGGCGGATCACGCTCGTCCTGCTGACCGACGGCGAGGGCTCGCACCCCGGCTCGGCCACGCACCCGCCGGAGGTGCTGGCCCGGCTCCGGCGGGCGGAGTTGGACGAGGCCATCGACGCGCTCTGCCCGGACGAAGCTCCGCGGGTGGTCCGCCTCGGCCTGCCCGACGGCCGCTGCACCGCCGACGACGCCCTCGCCCACCTCGACGCCGCCCGGGCGTTGCTCGACGACGCCGCGCCCGCCACCGTCTGGACCACCTGGAGCGGGGACCCGCACTGCGACCACGAAGCCGCCGCCGCCCTCGCCGAAGCCCTCGCCGCGGATCCCGCGGTGGCCGTCTGGAGCTACGCCGTGTGGGGCCGCTTCGGCCCCGCCCGCGCCTCCACCCCCGGCCTCCGCCGCTTCGCGTGCGACGAGATGCGGCCGCGGAAGCGTGCCGCCGCCGGTGCCCACCGCTCGCAGCTCACCCCGCTGATCGCGGACGCCCCCGACGCCTTCCTCATGCCCGAGGCGTTGACCGAGCACTTCCTCGCGGCGCCCGAGCTGTTCCTCCCCGGCACCGGCCGGCCCGCCGACCGCCGCGCCACCTTCGACGCGTTGCACGCCGGCGACGCCGACCACTGGTCCGTCACCACCAGCGGGTACGAGCGCCAGAAGCGGGCCGTCACGCTGGCCGCTCTCCCGCGGCCCGGCTACGCCCGCGCCCTGGAGGCCGGCTGCGGCATCGGGGTCCTCACCGCCGAGCTGGCCCCCCGCTGCGGCGAACTGCTCGCCCTGGACGTCTCGCCGAACGCCGTGGAACGGGCGAGGGTTCGGCTTGCGCGTCACGGGCACGTCCGCGTCGGGGTGGCCGAGCTGCCCGCAGGATGGCCCGCCGGGACGTTCGACCTGATCGTCCTCTCCGAGCTGCTCTACTTCTTGAGCGCCGACGAGGTCGCGGACCTCTCCGTCCGCGCCGCCGCCGCCCTGGCACCCGACGGCGTCTGCTTGCTGGTGAACTGGACCGGCCCCAACGACCTCCCCCTCGATGGCGACGCCGCGGCCGGAGCCTTCCGCGACGCGGCCGGCACGCGGTGGCACGTCCTGCGGGCCGACCGCCACGAGGGCTTCCGCCTCGACCTGCTGCGGGCGGCAACCCGCGGCGGCTGATGCGGACGCCCGCGCGGCCGCCCGGGGGACTGCCGCCCGGGCGAACGGAGGCGTGCGCCGCGGACCGCGGCGTTTCGGCGCGTCCGCGGCCGGCGGTCCGCGGCGCCGGGGCCGCTGGATCCCCTAGCTTGGCCGCGATGCCCGCCGCCGCAGCCACCGCTTCCGCTCCCGAAACCGCCGCCCGCCGCTCGATCGTCGTCCGCTTCGCGGGCGATTCCGGAGACGGCATGCAGCTGGCGGGCACGCAGTTCACCGACACCTCGGCGATCTTCGGCAACGACGTCGCGACCTTCCCGGACTTTCCCGCGGAGATCCGGGCGCCCGCCGGCACCGTGGCCGGCGTGTCGGGTTTCCAGGTGCACTTCTCCAGCGACGACATCTTCCACCCCGGGGACCACGTCGACGCGCTGATCGCGATGAACCCCGCGGGCCTCAAGGCGCACCTCAAGGACGTGACCCCCGGCGGTCTCGTGATCGTGAACGCCGACGAGTTCACGAAGACGAACCTCAAGAAGGCCGGGTACCCGACGCCGGAGGGCTCGAAGGAGCCGTACAACCCCCTCGAGGACGAGGAGCTGTTCCGCAACCTCCGCCTGCACAAGGTGCCGGTGACCAAGCTGAACCAGGAGGTGCTCCGAGCGGGCAACGCCGAGCACGGCTGGGGCCTGGACCCGCGCTCGATCGCCCGCTGCCGCAACATGTGGGTGCTGGGCCTCGTGTACTGGCTCTTCGACCGGCCCCTGGCCACGACCGAGGAGCACCTGAACCAGACCTTCGCGGTCCGCAAGAAGCTGCCCGCCGTCGCCGCGGCGAACATCCAGAGCCTCCGCGCCGGGTGGAACTACGGCGAGACGGCGGAGATCGTCGCCGAGCGGGCCCGCGTGGAGCCGGCGGACATCGCCCCGGGGGTCTACCGGAAGGTGACCGGCAACGAGGCGTTGTCGATGGGGCTCATCGCCGGCGGCAACCTCGCGGCGAAGGACATCGTGTACGCGACCTACCCGATCACACCGGCGTCGGACATCCTGCACAACCTCGCGCCGATGAAGCACTTCGGCGTGAAAACCGTGCAAGCCGAGGACGAGATCGCCGCGGTGTGCGCCGCGATTGGTGCCAGCTTCGCCGGCCAGATCGGCATCACCGGCACCTCCGGGCCGGGCCTGGCGCTCAAGGCCGAGGCGATGGGGCTGGCGGTGGTGACCGAGCTGCCGCTGATCGTGATCAACGTGCAGCGCGGCGGGCCGTCCACCGGCCTGCCGACCAAGACCGAGCAGAGCGATCTCCTGCAGGCGGTGCACGGCCGCAACGGCGATGCCCCGGTGGTGGTGCTGGCGCCCGACTCGCCGGGCGACTGCTTCCGGGTGGGCATCGAGGCGATCCGCGTCGCGCTCACGCGGATGGTGCCGGTGGTGATCCTCACCGACGGCTACCTCGCCAACGGCAGCGAGCCCTGGGAGGTGCCCTCGGCCGCGGACTTCCCGGCGATCGAGGTGGAGCACGCCACCGCCGCCCAGATCGCGGATCCCGACGGCGAGGGCTTTCTCCCGTACAGCCGCGACGAACACGGCGCCCGGCCCTGGGCGATCCCCGGGGAGCCCGGGGTGGAGCACCGCATCGGCGGGCTCGAGAAGCAGGATCGCACGGGCAACGTGAGCTACGACCCCGAGAACCACCAGCGGATGACGGACCTGCGTGCCGCGAAGGTGGCCGCCGTCGCGGACCTCGTGCCCGACATCGAGGCCCTGCAAGGTCCCCCGAGCGGGCCGCTGCTCGTGCTGGGCTGGGGCGGCACGCGCGGGTCCATCACGGCGGCGGTGCAGGCGGCGCACGAGCGGGGCCAGGCACAGGTCGCCCAGGCGCACCTGCGCCACCTCAACCCGTTCCCGAGGAATCTCGGCGCGTTCCTCGCCGGCTACGAGCGGGTGCTGATCCCCGAGCTGAACATGGGCCAGCTGCTGCTGCTGATCCGCGGGAGCTTCTGCGTGCCGGCCGTCGGCTTGAACAAGGTGAAGGGCAAGCCGTTCCTGGTGGAAGAGCTGCTGGCGGCGATCGACGAGCAGCTCCGCTGACACCGCCGGCGCGTCGGCTCCGGCACGGCGCGGCGGGACGTGCGGATCGCACCGGATCCTCCGCCGGTGCCGGCTGGGCCCGTGCCGCGGGTTCTCCCCCGGCCCGAGGCGGTGCAGCGGGCGGGGCCGGCCGCCGATGCACGGCGTGTGATCAAGTTCCGCTGCATCGCGTGCTCGAAGAAGGTCGGCGTCTCCGACGCCGCCGCCGGCAAGCGGGCCCGCTGCCCGCAGTGCTCGACGGTGATGCGGGTGCCGGTGCCCGAGCGGGTGGTCGAGGCGGATCTCGCGCTCGCCGCGGCCGAGCCGGTGATGAAGCCCGCGATGAAGGCGGCCGCCGCCACCCCGCCGCCTCCCGAGCGGCGCCGGGCGCGGGCACCCCGGCCGCCCGGTGGCGACTTCACGGTCGCCGGCGAGGTGCTCACGGCGCCCGCGGCGGCGGGCGTCCACGAGCCGGTGGCGCAGGAGGAGCGGCGGATCCGGCAGGACGCGATGGACTCGCTCGCCGGCCTGGCGGCGGTTTCCGACGCGGCGCCGCAGATGATGAACTTCGGGTCCGGCGTGAACCCCTCGCCGAAGCGGAAGAAGCGCTCGGCGGGTCCGCGGGTGCCCACCGCGGTCCACCCCGCGTGCGGGACGTGCGGCACGACGGTCCTCGCCTCGGCCCGGTTCTGCACGGCGTGCGGGGCGGCGCTCAAGGTGCCGGACCTGCCGGTGGACAACAACCCGATTGCGCTGCCGATGACGGTCCGCCCGCCCGCTTCGGGGTGGAAGGCGGGGTTCTGGGGCTGG from Phycisphaera mikurensis NBRC 102666 carries:
- a CDS encoding L,D-transpeptidase family protein, translated to MQRPHPAQPAMTLSSQSARSSRPGPSRRGKKGPPWRAILVLGLLLAGVWFLFLRDADGVDAPPVADAGVAAGVDTAPDAAAPEEAAGGGGTPPAATPRDTAATVLSRPAIVDRLKEGGAAASASGADAAPAEAAPPPPPVRRATPTARSAATGNLADGLALLDAGDLIKGRNLLSSLLLEGDEPLPAPDADLVRNKLTELNSRLVFSPEPVPNDNVTTAYEVQPGDLLGSIAIRAKVPYALLELINQTKAPRIQVGQTLKLLRGPVHARVSKTDFTMDLYAFGDDGAPVFLCALPVGLGANDGTPLGRWRVGTSKVTNPSWKNPRTGQYYAATDPDIPIGEYWIPIVGIDGDAVDRKGFGIHGTNEPDSIGSMQSMGCVRLLDGDIELVYAMLEPRDSEVLIVP
- a CDS encoding bifunctional alpha,alpha-trehalose-phosphate synthase (UDP-forming)/trehalose-phosphatase, which codes for MCVSNRLPFSLAADGAACRSVGGLASALGGVGELFGLVWIGWSGAAPSHRTDAVDAAERQAVANAAQTLGCDCRSVPMNQGEADGFYRGLANASLWPLLHDDLAHFRYRPDWWDAYAAVNERFAEAVAGAASPGERVWIHDYHLMLLPGLLRRRRPDLRIGFFLHTPFPSADAFRRHPRREELLAGVLGAGLIGFQTRRHLEHFEEAAQRIGGHACGAGGIRHRRGRTRTGVFPIGIDASRFERGLADPATAAYAERLAAARGGRRLVLSVERLDPTKGIPQKLDAIEAFLELHPGQKEEVEFLLIAVPSREDAPAYRRLREEVEGRVGRINGKHGAPDRVPVRLICRGVGFHELCALYRSADACLVTPLADGMNLVAKEYLACQPEGGGGVLVLSEFAGAADELRGALRVNPHDTLAVAGAIAEALTRPEDARRAALAPMREHVRTHHAGGWATRFLAALDAAAACSRPQPRPTRTLREADLAAFAASAAGRKALFLDYDGTLRGFVDDPERATPQPPLRRVLRALSERDDLDVFIVSGRKLDFLRRHLGGYGFTLVGEHGHAWCKPGEEPEALDDAAGPAWRPVVTATMKRFAEATPGSHVEEKAAGVVWHHRRADRELGRRRALELAEQLVADTAGSAARVTQGKRIVEVTDQRADKGDAVDRFLGEASAAGTPYAAVLCIGDDRTDEAMFRGRRGDPAAVTVRVGPGETAAAFRVAGTDRVLALLCAIAAEPDRALAGV
- a CDS encoding acyl-CoA dehydrogenase family protein; the protein is MAPPPAPAAAPCPATERGKRADPEDRSLLAAIDGRAAAADRGEADLSREVAALRRAGWLAAPLPAADGGLGWGTEPAGTPGCFTALRQLGRVSLPVARIFEGHVNAVALVALYGADTLRGNAFDAIRGGGCFGVWGADAPGDAVTLRGEGEALRLAGAKDYASGLGLLSHAVVSARVEAGTQLLLVPVGDAARGRGDTWRLAGMRATRSGRYRFDGVDPGADAELGGPDDWFREPHFEGGVWRYCAAHLGAAERLFAEMRDALAARDRAGDPHQQVRLVRAAVAVESARLWIERAARRVQAADAHADAAAVSLLAREVTQDACRDVVRIVEEALGLAAHAWGPIERTRRDLAAFVCQAAPDDKRARAAEALVARGVLPEHL
- a CDS encoding PIG-L family deacetylase, whose translation is MPDRPEGVVLDRAADAPWVGLDELCPTPGLVVLVPHPDDESLGCGLALAAAAAAGRRITLVLLTDGEGSHPGSATHPPEVLARLRRAELDEAIDALCPDEAPRVVRLGLPDGRCTADDALAHLDAARALLDDAAPATVWTTWSGDPHCDHEAAAALAEALAADPAVAVWSYAVWGRFGPARASTPGLRRFACDEMRPRKRAAAGAHRSQLTPLIADAPDAFLMPEALTEHFLAAPELFLPGTGRPADRRATFDALHAGDADHWSVTTSGYERQKRAVTLAALPRPGYARALEAGCGIGVLTAELAPRCGELLALDVSPNAVERARVRLARHGHVRVGVAELPAGWPAGTFDLIVLSELLYFLSADEVADLSVRAAAALAPDGVCLLVNWTGPNDLPLDGDAAAGAFRDAAGTRWHVLRADRHEGFRLDLLRAATRGG
- a CDS encoding 2-oxoacid:acceptor oxidoreductase subunit alpha, with the translated sequence MPAAAATASAPETAARRSIVVRFAGDSGDGMQLAGTQFTDTSAIFGNDVATFPDFPAEIRAPAGTVAGVSGFQVHFSSDDIFHPGDHVDALIAMNPAGLKAHLKDVTPGGLVIVNADEFTKTNLKKAGYPTPEGSKEPYNPLEDEELFRNLRLHKVPVTKLNQEVLRAGNAEHGWGLDPRSIARCRNMWVLGLVYWLFDRPLATTEEHLNQTFAVRKKLPAVAAANIQSLRAGWNYGETAEIVAERARVEPADIAPGVYRKVTGNEALSMGLIAGGNLAAKDIVYATYPITPASDILHNLAPMKHFGVKTVQAEDEIAAVCAAIGASFAGQIGITGTSGPGLALKAEAMGLAVVTELPLIVINVQRGGPSTGLPTKTEQSDLLQAVHGRNGDAPVVVLAPDSPGDCFRVGIEAIRVALTRMVPVVILTDGYLANGSEPWEVPSAADFPAIEVEHATAAQIADPDGEGFLPYSRDEHGARPWAIPGEPGVEHRIGGLEKQDRTGNVSYDPENHQRMTDLRAAKVAAVADLVPDIEALQGPPSGPLLVLGWGGTRGSITAAVQAAHERGQAQVAQAHLRHLNPFPRNLGAFLAGYERVLIPELNMGQLLLLIRGSFCVPAVGLNKVKGKPFLVEELLAAIDEQLR
- a CDS encoding zinc-ribbon domain-containing protein produces the protein MPAGPVPRVLPRPEAVQRAGPAADARRVIKFRCIACSKKVGVSDAAAGKRARCPQCSTVMRVPVPERVVEADLALAAAEPVMKPAMKAAAATPPPPERRRARAPRPPGGDFTVAGEVLTAPAAAGVHEPVAQEERRIRQDAMDSLAGLAAVSDAAPQMMNFGSGVNPSPKRKKRSAGPRVPTAVHPACGTCGTTVLASARFCTACGAALKVPDLPVDNNPIALPMTVRPPASGWKAGFWGWLLGAR